In the Arthrobacter sp. CDRTa11 genome, TGGGGCTGGAACGCCAGGAGCGAGGAAAGGAAATCCGGCACACCGAAGCCGGAGCCGGCCCATGCCTCGAAGTCATGGGCAGCGGCGGCCAGGTAGGCCTCGTCATGCGGGAAAAGCGGGGCAAACCTGGCCAGCGCCTCAACGATGGCCGCAACGTGCACAGCGGCAGCGGGGTGATCCTCGGGTGCAGGAACGGAGCCGTCCTGCACCTGGAGCTCCTGCAGGGCAATGGCAGCGGCCTTGAGTCGAAGCCAGTCAGGGTGCTCCGAAGAAATCCTGGTGGGGGCACTGATCACTGTCTCGGTCACGGCAGGCTGCCTTTCTCTTTTGCTTGAACCTCTGAGGCGAGCGTAACAAGCAACCAGAGTTTCTAACCTAAGAATGCCTTGAGCATAAGAGACTCTCGGCCTCAGGGTGGCCCAGGGGCTATTCAGGTGCAGCCTTTCGACGCCTCGGACTCAGCGTTCAGTGCCGGAGCTGTCCGCGCCCTGTTCGTCGCCGGCTTCTTCCCGGGGCACCAGCTTCAGGGAGACCGAGTTGATGCAGTAGCGCTGGTCAGTGGGGGTTCCGTAGCCTTCGCCGTCAAACACATGGCCCAAGTGGGAATCGCAGTTGGCGCAGCGGACCTCCACCCGTTCCATCCCGAGGGTGCGGTCGTGGATGTAACGGACCGTGCCCTCCGCCAGCGGTGCCCAGAAGGACGGCCAGCCGCAATGCGAGTCAAACTTTTCGTTGCTCGTGAACAGTTCGGTCCCACAGGCACGGCACTGATAGACGCCGGCCGTGTGGGTGTCCCAGTACTCACCGGTGTACGGACGCTCGGTCCCCGCCTCGCGGAGTACGTGGTACTCCTCAGGGGTCAGTTCCTGCCGCCACTGGGCATCCGACTTCTGCTGGCCCTTCGCAACGCCGTCATCGTTCACAGCGCCGTCAGCATTTTCCGTACTGTCCACTTTTTCCGTGCCATCAAACGTGCCAGGAATAGACCCGGTGGCCCTGTTGCCGAAGATGTTTTTTCCCAAGATGCTCATAGTTTGATCAACGCCTAGGAGTCGCCGATAAATCCCGAACCGGCGTACAGATGCAGGACGGGCAGGCCAAGCTTGTCCTGCGCCTTGTTGGCCCAGTCCGTATGGAACGTATCGGCCACCGCATGCGGGCGGGTGATCACCACGGCCTGGGCAGCACCAAGCTCCTTGACCTTTGCCACCAGGCTGTCGACAGCGCCACCTTCCACCACCTCGCCGGTGACTCCGCCGCCCAGCCCCTGCAGGGCTCCAAGCGACACTGTCAGCGTCTCCGCCGCCTCCGCCCGTTCAGCGGCGGGATCAGGGCCATGGGAGGTCAGCTCGCGGAAGGCCTTCGCGACCTCCAGCATGGATAGATTCTCCAGGAAATCCACCAGCAGATGGCGCTCGGTATTCGCCGGGACCAGCAACACAAGTTGCGTGTCTGCGCCGTCCACCAGCCGTTCAATGTTCAGGCGGTCGTCCGCGCCCAGGGGTTCTTCGGTCAGGATGACGATTGGCTCGCTCATGGCATCAGCCTAGTCCTGTGCCCCTGTGCCTGCATCCATTTGGGGTGGTGGCGCCCCGGTGTTCCGCCAGAATTCCAACAGCATTCCGGCGTGGCACGGGCGCCGGAATATGGCCAACCGGGAGGCTGCAGTAAGAATAGTTCCATGGCACCTTCTTCCCGCACCAGCACTTTGCCGGCCAAACCGACGCCTCCGACCGACGCCGGGATGTCCCTGCGGGCCAAGTGGACGCTCGCTGGCGTCATCGGCGGGGGAGCAGTGGCCGGCCTGCTGGCGACAGGCTCCTCCGCGCTGGCTTTATATTTCGCCCGGCGCGTCATCACCCCCGCCCGGCAGCGGATTGCAAACCAGGAAGTGTTGGCCGTGATCCGCGAAGGCCAGGGCCAGCAAATCATCGTGGCTGCCAACGAGGACACCACAGTGGAAGGCGCCTACGGCCTGTTTTTCGACGGCGGCAAGGGCCATGCACGGATCGGCCGGATCGTCTCCTACTCGCCGGCGGAACGCACGGTGCTTCGGGAGGTGGAGGCTGTCTACTCCGGCGACATCAACACCGCCCACCGCGGATGGTGGAGCGGCGCGGTGTACCCCGACCCCGCCGCCGTCGGACTGCCCGCGGAGGACGTGCTGATCGAGGTGGAGGGCGGCCAGGCGCCTGCCTGGCTGGTGAGGGCGGCCGGGAAAAGCCGCACCTGGGCGATCATGGTGCACGGCCGGGGTGCGACCCGGCAGGAGGCACTGAGGGCTGTTGGCCCCGCCCTGGAACTCGGGCTGACCAGCCTGGTGGTCTCCTACCGTAATGACGGCCTGGCGCCGTCCGCGGACGACGGCCGCTACGGCCTGGGGTCTACGGAATGGCGGGACGTCGAAGCCGGCATCGAATACGCCTTGGCCAACGGCGCGGAAGAAATTGTCCTCTTCGGCTGGTCCATGGGCGGTGCGATCTGCCTGCAGACGGCAGACCTGTCCCGCTTCCGGCACCTGATCCGCGCCCTGGTGCTGGACGCGCCGGTGATCGACTGGGTCAACGTACTGGCCCACCATGCGGCGATGAACAGAATCCCCTCCCTGGTGGGGCGCTACGGGCAGCTGATGCTGGGCCACCCGCTGGGCCGAAGGCTGACAGGACTGGCCGCACCGGTGGACCTGAAGGCCATGGACTGGGTCTCGCGTGCCGTGGAACTCCGGACACCCACCCTGATTTTGCACAGTGTCGACGACGAATACGTGCCCTACGGCCCTTCTGCCATGCTCGCGGAGCGGAACCCGGAAATGGTGACCTTTGAAACCTTTAACCGCGCCAGGCACACCAAGGAGTGGAATGTCGATCCCGAACGATGGGAGCGCTTGGTCAAGGCGTGGCTGCGGCAGCAGCTCGCGCCCCGGGCCAACCACCCGGGTCAGCCTGCCCAGGAGACCACCGAATCCTGAAGCGTGAGGGCGATGGGCAGCGCTAGCTTTTGGACGTGCCGATGGGGGCCGTAACGGCGGCGGTCAGCCGGATAAGATCCGCGGGGGCCAGTTCGATGTCGAGGCCGCGTTTTCCCCCTGACACCAGCATGGTCTCCAGGGCGAGGGCGCTGCCGTCAATAACCGTGGGGGAGGATTGGCGCTGGCCCAGTGGTGAGATGCCGCCCAGAACGTAGCCGGTGCGCCTTTCGGCAGCTGCGGGATCCGCCATGGTGGCCTTTTTGGCGCCTATCGCGGCGGCGAAGGCTTTCAGGTCGAGATTTCCGCTGACCGGCACCACTCCCACGGCCAGCCGCCCCTCCACTTCCACCATCAGGGTCTTGAAGACCCTCTCCGGTTCAATGCCCAGGGCGACGGCTGCCTCGGTCCCGTAGCTGGCCGTAGCGGGATCATGGCTGTAGGGATGCAGCACAAAAGGAACGCCGGCCGCTGCCAGTGCAGCGGTGGCCGGCGTTCCCTGGGAAGTGCTCTTCCGTCCCAAACCGTAAATTGCGGGTTTAGGCGTGAAGCCGGGTGGAGGCGGCAACTTTGCGCTTGATGCGGCCCAGCATGGCTGTCATGCCACGCATCCGCAGCGGCGTGATGGCACGAGTGAGGCCCAGCAGTTCCGGCATGTCGTCCGGGACCGCCAGGATCTCGGCCGCAGTGAGACCGTCAAGTCCTTCGTGCAGTACGCCTGCGAAGCCGCGCGTGGTGGGCGCTTCCGGCGGTGCTTTGAAGTAGAGCCGGACAGCGTCCTCGGAGCCGTCGTCGTTCTTCTGCGACTCGATGGTGAGGAACAGCGGAGACTGGCATTCCACCACCTGCTCCAGGAGTTCAGGATGGTTCTTCAACCTGTCCGGAAGCTCAGGCAGCCCGCGGGAGAACTCAAGCAGCAACTGCAGCCGGTCCGGTTCGGTCAGGGCCTGGAAGTCGTCAACGATTTCCGCCAGTGCGGCGGGCAGGGCATGTGTGTTCATCACGTCCAGCTTACGCAGTTTTCAGGCGGGCGTCCGCGCACAAACCGGGCCGCCTCAGTTGGCCGCGGGCACGGTGCCGCGCTCTGCGCCCTTGACGATCGGGACACGGACGGCGTTGCCCCACTCGGTCCAGGAACCGTCATAGTTGCGGACAGTGTCGAAGCCCAGCAGGTACTTGAGGGCAAACCACGTGTGGCTGGAGCGCTCACCGATGCGGCAGTAGGCCACCACGTCGTCGCCCTCGCTGAGGCCTGCCTCGCCCAGGTACAGGGCTTCCAGTTCTTCGCGGCTGCGGTAGGTTCCGTCCGCTGCGGCTGCGCGTGCCCACGGAATGGACGCCGCCGTCGGGATGTGGCCGCCGCGGAGGGCGCCTTCCTCGGGGTAGGCGGGCATGTGGGTGCGCTGTCCGGTGTATTCCTCAGGGGAGCGTACGTCGATGAGGGGGTTGCCGAAGTGGGCCAGGACGTCTTCCTTG is a window encoding:
- a CDS encoding SufE family protein, translating into MNTHALPAALAEIVDDFQALTEPDRLQLLLEFSRGLPELPDRLKNHPELLEQVVECQSPLFLTIESQKNDDGSEDAVRLYFKAPPEAPTTRGFAGVLHEGLDGLTAAEILAVPDDMPELLGLTRAITPLRMRGMTAMLGRIKRKVAASTRLHA
- the msrB gene encoding peptide-methionine (R)-S-oxide reductase MsrB, with amino-acid sequence MSILGKNIFGNRATGSIPGTFDGTEKVDSTENADGAVNDDGVAKGQQKSDAQWRQELTPEEYHVLREAGTERPYTGEYWDTHTAGVYQCRACGTELFTSNEKFDSHCGWPSFWAPLAEGTVRYIHDRTLGMERVEVRCANCDSHLGHVFDGEGYGTPTDQRYCINSVSLKLVPREEAGDEQGADSSGTER
- the ybaK gene encoding Cys-tRNA(Pro) deacylase produces the protein MGRKSTSQGTPATAALAAAGVPFVLHPYSHDPATASYGTEAAVALGIEPERVFKTLMVEVEGRLAVGVVPVSGNLDLKAFAAAIGAKKATMADPAAAERRTGYVLGGISPLGQRQSSPTVIDGSALALETMLVSGGKRGLDIELAPADLIRLTAAVTAPIGTSKS
- a CDS encoding alpha/beta hydrolase family protein; the protein is MAPSSRTSTLPAKPTPPTDAGMSLRAKWTLAGVIGGGAVAGLLATGSSALALYFARRVITPARQRIANQEVLAVIREGQGQQIIVAANEDTTVEGAYGLFFDGGKGHARIGRIVSYSPAERTVLREVEAVYSGDINTAHRGWWSGAVYPDPAAVGLPAEDVLIEVEGGQAPAWLVRAAGKSRTWAIMVHGRGATRQEALRAVGPALELGLTSLVVSYRNDGLAPSADDGRYGLGSTEWRDVEAGIEYALANGAEEIVLFGWSMGGAICLQTADLSRFRHLIRALVLDAPVIDWVNVLAHHAAMNRIPSLVGRYGQLMLGHPLGRRLTGLAAPVDLKAMDWVSRAVELRTPTLILHSVDDEYVPYGPSAMLAERNPEMVTFETFNRARHTKEWNVDPERWERLVKAWLRQQLAPRANHPGQPAQETTES